The Caldicellulosiruptor obsidiansis OB47 genome segment TTGATATGTGTAAAGTGCGGGAAAGTGGAAGAAGCAGAGGATGATTTACTTGAAAGTTTAGAGGATCAAATAGAAAAAGAAAAAGGATTTAAAGTTGTCAATCACATAGTTAAGTTCTATGGTATATGTAAAGATTGCAAAAAGGAATGAGAAGAATGTTCTTCTCATTCCTTTGATTTTACACCTATCCTATAGAAAGTTCGGTTGTTATCATCTGTATTTCTAAAATTGTCTTTAAATGCAATAAACAAAAAACCGCTTTTGAGCAGAGGGACCACTGTTAAATATTCACCATTTTTTTTAATCATTTTAGACTCAAAAACTTTGCCTTCTATAAATTCATCTCCAAACCCGAATTTAAGATAAATATTCTTTTCAAGGCCATCCAGTAAAATTCCATTATTATAGCTTATTATCAATTTATCACCTGCAATGGGCTGTTTAGGATAAAATTTGAATGGCAATTGCATTCTTGACTTATTCACCTTCCTTTACCTTGCAAACACATGATTGCCTATAACGGCAACAATTGGTCTACTCCAAATCCATTTGTTTGTGGTTTTTGCTGGATTGAAAAAGTAGAGAGCGCCGCCAGTAGGATCCCATCCGTTGAGTGCATCTCTTGCAGCATTTATTGCTGATACTGTTGGTGAAAGATTTATCTGACCGTTTGCTACAGATTCAAAAGCTCCTGGTTGATAAATTACACCTGCTATTGAGTTTGGAAAACTTGGATGTCTTACCCTATTTAGCACCACTGCTCCTACTGCAACTTGTCCAACATAAGGTTCTCCCCGCGCTTCTGCACTAATTAGGTGGGCAAGAAGATTAAGGTCTGAACTGTAAGATGAACGTGTTGTTGTTACAATTCCAAGTGCTCTGAGAGTTTCGCTTCCTGCAATTCCATCTACTTTAAGGCCATTTTTAGCCTGGAAGTATCTTACCGCCATATATGTTTTATATCCATAAATACCGTCAATTGGCCCATCGTAATATCCCCACTGTTTGAGTCTTCGCTGGATTTCAATAACCTCTGGTCCAGTAGAGCCATAGTATGAAAGAATAATGGGAGAGAGAGTATACTTGAATTTTAGATGGTCGTAGTTTGCTATGGTATATATGCTTAAACTTAAAAACAGCAGTGTTATAAATAATTTTACAAATCTCATTTATCATCACCCCATGCAGTTTAATTAAGGCTGCAATAAGATTTTACAAATAGTATTATGCATCTAGATTTTTGAGAATATGTATAATGAATAACCAAAGCTGAATGTGCAGATAATTTAAAAGTAGGAGAATTAAAGAATTGGGGTGATGACAAGGTGAGAAAGGCTATAGCAATTTTAATTTTGATTCTCCTATTATTTGGAAATTCACATATTGGCTGCAAGAAGGTATTTGGCGAGTCCCTTCAAACCCAAACACCGTCCTTAGAAATTTCAGCAAAATCAGCAATACTTGTTGACTTTGACACAGGAAAGATTCTTTACGAAAAGAACTCACATGAAAAACTTCCCCCAGCGTCAATTACCAAGATAATGACTATGATTTTGATATGTGAAGCAATAGAAAAAGGTAGGATAAA includes the following:
- the sleB gene encoding spore cortex-lytic enzyme — translated: MRFVKLFITLLFLSLSIYTIANYDHLKFKYTLSPIILSYYGSTGPEVIEIQRRLKQWGYYDGPIDGIYGYKTYMAVRYFQAKNGLKVDGIAGSETLRALGIVTTTRSSYSSDLNLLAHLISAEARGEPYVGQVAVGAVVLNRVRHPSFPNSIAGVIYQPGAFESVANGQINLSPTVSAINAARDALNGWDPTGGALYFFNPAKTTNKWIWSRPIVAVIGNHVFAR